The Francisella salimarina genome has a segment encoding these proteins:
- a CDS encoding RNA pyrophosphohydrolase, producing the protein MIDKSGYRANVAIVLLNRQNRVFWGQRKSRTSWQFPQGGVAVGETPLQAMYRELYEEIGLRPHDVEVIASTRDWFKYDIPDSLVRSREPVCIGQKQKWFLLRLKTSENNINLEANDSPEFDNWRWVSYWYPINHVVYFKQEVYRKALTYFKEYIN; encoded by the coding sequence ATGATAGATAAAAGTGGGTATCGAGCAAATGTAGCGATAGTTTTACTAAATAGACAAAATAGAGTGTTTTGGGGTCAAAGAAAGAGTAGAACTTCATGGCAATTTCCTCAAGGTGGAGTCGCAGTAGGTGAGACGCCTTTACAAGCGATGTATAGGGAATTGTATGAAGAGATAGGTTTACGTCCTCATGATGTTGAAGTGATTGCATCTACTAGAGACTGGTTTAAATATGACATTCCTGATTCGTTGGTAAGAAGTCGTGAGCCAGTATGTATAGGGCAGAAGCAAAAATGGTTTTTACTAAGGTTAAAAACTTCAGAAAATAATATTAACTTGGAGGCTAACGACTCGCCTGAGTTTGATAATTGGCGATGGGTAAGTTATTGGTATCCAATAAATCATGTGGTTTACTTTAAGCAAGAGGTTTATAGAAAAGCTTTGACCTATTTCAAAGAATATATAAATTGA